CACCAACACTGGTATCAAAGTATTCTCAGAGATTGGTATCTTTGTGTGTTATTATTGACAGTTGAGTATTATGATTACCGTAGAACATTTCTCATTGGTCAACATCAACATTgaacattgtacaaatgtatagATATTGATTGATTGCTATTGTTTCTGTTGGAATAAATCGACCGTTCAGAAGCCGtgctgtgtgtttgtttactaAATGAAAGACACCATGCCACCATTTACCATGTTCTTATACGCCCATATATGGGtcttattatggtatggtgtccatccgtctgttaacattttcttgtccggactatatcttgcatacagatgcatacaagaccatcaaacctcacatgtaggaacaacttgggatggtgatgTGTTGCGAACTATTACTAAGTCACTGtggcctacttttcacggtaaatccttgtccgaaccatatcttgcatacaggacaatcaaatctcacatgtaggaacaacttgggatgacgGTGTGTCCTGTTCTATTACTAGGCAACTGTGatctacttttcacggtctactgcacataacaataaatccttgtccggaccatatcttgcatacaggacaatcaaacctcacatgtaggaacaacttgggatggtggtgtgtcgcattCTATTACTAGTTCACTGACCATTTCACCGTCTACTGcccataacagtaaatccttgttcacatatcttgcatacatacagaaagaaatgctttatttaatgacgcactcgacacattttatttacggttatatggagtcagacaaatggttacggaccacacagattttgaaaggaaacctgctgtcgccatttcatgggctactctttccgattagcagcaaaggattttttatttgcgcttcccacaggcaggacagcacaaaccatggcctttgttgaaccagttatggatcactggtctgtgcaagtggtttacacctacccattgagccttacggagcactcattcGCCGATTcggggtcggtatctggattaaaaatcccatgtctcgactgggatccgaacccagtacctaccagtctggagaccgatggcttaaccactgcgccaccaaggccggtcccgCAGATTTAgtgcaaataaaaaacatagcgTGCACACAATAGTAATGATGTATGATTAACATATGAAAGACTGATGGTGTATTATCAAACAAACAGTTTTAAATGATGTATGACAAAAATcctgttttaaataaaatatggatTAATGGACATGTGACTGACACAGAAAGTCTGATGATGTTTTGATCAGACAATCTGTATGTAAATTACGTTGTCAgttgactgggatctgaacccagtacctaccagcctgtagaccgatggcctaaccatgacgtcaccgaggccggttcttacatatagatgcatacaggaccatcagaccacatgtaggaacaacttgggatggtggttggtccaaaacaaacttaatccatcccattgcaaaacaATTCACATAATTGGAATTGAATCATAactgtaacatattcattaaattaaatatggttttccatcaaagtAAGTTGATCTCTATAGTATTTAGACAGCCCATTGGTTttaaagtcgcacgccctagtttcagcccacgaaaattaattctaatttttgttaatctacaaacctgtaacacacttagatcacgtttttataaagtagagtgaaaaagcaggttttatatcgataaataccatgggaatccccgtgacccaattacttgaaataattttgaaagttagtattctgatgtcaccggtagatgtcgctagaagcacagaaatgcctacgtcacgacacatttcccagagtgcacacagccttggggtgcgttcctttcacctcttctggacatgttccaactgttctgtcctggacagcgaaaggaatgcgtttggaacaggaagttactaAACCAAtatgggggagcatggccccatataaacttcactcaacacagtctataaccccaaccccgctgaaatccctgcacacacgccttgGAAACCCACGTTATATTtagcaaaggatcgtttatatgtaccatcccacagacaggatatcacataccatggtattttatatacccgccgatggggatcgatcctagactgaccgcgcatttccaaaaaacacctttttaggtctaagtaatgaataaaaataacatatagtcttgaaaaatgttacgtaaatcgaacacagtaccctcttcctccacccctagagcgttacgtaattagtaacacccccttacatgtaacgcgtatgccaacagctggcctctgtcaaaatttcaaggcaaattccccacccaccgacccctagAAAGgcgtaccatacctctatgtatataaatatgttttggaaatatgagacgacccctcaatcaagacagttaaatttgttaaaaaattgcgaaatctcatgtgatctcttgttggggaattctacacttaagccaatgaaaaccgagatcggtaggagcccgtcaaaaagtgtcccactttcgacatactggctttgtttttgacctggataagccagcgtagtgaaaccaatgtgaagtgcggcgtcatatatgcaccaaacgtaattggattttctgttctatatgcttaaataataaaaatattccgtatactgccgctttaatgaaaatgttcacgaattgtaagaaaaatctcacaaatgaacgacaagcaaacgacaacaaatggatgttgattgcgcgaaccgtgcacgagaaaactaaccgaacggagttggaagcataacgcagttagggacgttgacgatattgttatttccaaaacacttttacttttcttcttacgtgaaccagacagaaattatttacaaaaacatttgtgtaggaggatgggacctcacaaagcagacgacaacaaaccGGAACCATTCATGACACAAAATATCTAACTTTGAAGCACAATTGTTACACCTGTTCCACGGCGAAACGTCACTGCATGTGTCGTTACGCATTCGTTTCAAGTATTCAACATAAAATAAACGCTTTAAATTGCAGACTACAATCAATCAGAACAATGATGTCGCCTGTTGAACTGGtggttatattgtttaatatagtGATAATTATTCCTTGTGAtttttttactcgcatttggcttAGCTAATTAGTAATTTCTGGCTGCACCACGTCTGCGACTGGCACATGCAGAGTAAGTCCTGGACAGTGTGACCATTCACTTCATTGCTggaatgataacggtcacgtggtataccaaagtctgtgacgttgaaacgggaagatcccctctaaaaatagattagaccatgtctgctcaacggtttttaagaaatacgaaaaatacatttggtggtattacaaacatcgGGATTACCAGGATTATCAAAAAACaccttcaggtgaatggaaatgtatattctaaataataaaatgtaagtaaagtgcaattttatttgtgaaaaaaatgggtttaatagcgaaaaacaacggcgtaatggttaacaactaggacgtgtccctttaagttactTGCCATTTTTAGTACTAAcagataacaactgtgcaaatGGTATGCTGCCATTTGTATAACAGCAAAATGAGGCGGTACTTTGGCATAAGGGGACTTAACTGAATATTTTGATGGTCAACATATGTAGATTTTTTATGCAAAGTAGTTGTCAGGAGAACTTTGTTCTTAAGAGACCGGcctctacaggctggtagaaactgggttcggatcccagtcgaggcatgggatttttaatccagataccgactccaaaccctgagtgagtgctccgcaacgctcaatgggtaggtataaaccacttgcaccgaccagtgatccataactggtttaacaaattccatggtttgtgctatcctgcctgtgggaagcgcaaataaaagatcccttgctgcctgtcgtaaaagaatagcctatgtggcgacagcgggtttcctctaaaaaaaacagtgtcagaatgaccatatgtttgacgtccaatagccgatgataagataaaaaatcaatgtgctctagtggcgtcgttaaataaaacacactttacaaACACATGTTTTGTTCTTAAGACTAATGGGCGGAACGTAACCCATTGGTAAAAGAGCTCGCCTAATGCGCAGTTTgcctaggattgatccccatcagtgggctgaCTGGGCTAtaaaactgtggtatgtactgtcctatctgtaggatgatgcatataaaatatcccttgctgctaatcaaataGAGTAGTCCATGGGAATGGTAGCAGTGGGTCTCCTCTCTAATTATTTCTGTGTTCTCTAACCATATACCTGACTCCATATGGTCGTAGATTAAATGGGTTAGTGtgtcattaagtaaaacatttaattccTTTTCCTAAAATTAACAGTCACAGTAGCTAGGTCTCTCCATATTGTTTTTACTAAATACATTGACAGAAATTGTGTTGAATTACATGGGACAACTAAGAAGGAAtgaaaagaagagaagaaggcATGGAACAATCAATAATTGGGTGCAACTGAAGTGAAAGGAACACCCAAATAAATTGTCTAGTTGGCCAGTGGTTATTAGGCGCCATAGCATTTGGTCATTTGGCATCAGTAGAATATACTTTATTATTGAtcatactagtatgtaatattGGGTAGATAACAATATACTGCATAGTGTCTGATATTGATATATCACTATAGTATTGGATACGGCTGGAAGATCACAATATACtgtatagttttttttatactgACAGATCACACTATAATATAAAACAGAATGGaattcaaaaaaagaaaaaattgggAAGTGTTTTATATTCAGATAATGAGaataataggcagaaggtgatagatgagaaagatgactgaatgtagtggccttacacctacccattgagcccttaagaactcgctctgggttggagccggtaccgggctgcgaaccctgtacttaccagcttgtagtccgatggcttaaccaatgcGCCACCAGTGTGCCGGTAAGCATCGAAGAGAGGCGTGGCTTATTTATAACATAGCCAGAGCTTGACCGTTGACGCAGTTTTCTTCTTTCAAAGCTTGCTCTGATTCATGATACAACATGACGTAAACAAGAACGCTCTCTGAGATGGGCGTGGCCTGTATATCGCATATGTAGAACAGAGTCGCTCGTAAACCAAAGCGTGCGCtgagcttgctctgaatgtgcacgtaaacctCTATAACTGTAAACCGATGACGGCGATAAGGAACGTCATATATCTACTTCTGATAGGCTGTTTGTTGTGTGTTAATGGACAGGGTAAGTACTAAAGtcctaattataattataaaaatattgaatgactggatttaatttatatatatatatatatatatatatatatatatatatatatatatatatatatatatatatatatatatatatatatatatattatatattaaatacgagactgtttattattatttttttttaaatatatcaagCAAGAATCAACTTGTATTAATACAGAGAAAATAGTTTTCATTATTCACAAacgtctttctctttcttttcatATAACTCTTACGCaagtacatatttatatactatttattttatttggataCCAGACGTTTCACCCCtaagccagttcgcccccaggtCTGTTCGCCCCATACCAGTTCACCCCAAATAGGATGCCAGTTCGTCCCCACAAAGGTACCAGGTCGCCCCCATAAAGATACCACTGCGTTGATATGAGTCTGTGGTCTGGACCCATATGTGTGTCCAGCTTCCTCTAGTGCCTATTTTTAGGCGATTTCACGTACTCTCATGCGCATATTTAGATGCGTGGTTTGGCAGTTGCAAGTATGATTTACATTTTCAGATCACGCGGAATTTTACTTTCGTAAGAATCCGGAATAAACAGATTTATTATGAATGTCATCAATTCCTAATTCTCGGTCAGGTGTGCCATGTCGCAGGTTCTTCATACCTGGATGGTAAACAGCCTTTTTTAGGTGTATTCAAAGGAatcatagtcacttcgtaccctagtcatatcgtaccatccatttcgtaccatactACCTGGtaatttcgtaccctagtcatttcgtaacTTGgtaatttcgtaccattgcaaaaagtcatttcgtacgctagtcatttcgtaccgtagtcacttcgtaccattgtgaaaagtTTCGCCCCCAAGGCAGTTCGCCTccagtcagttcgcccccagtttGACATGTTCGTCCTATGTACCAGTTCTCCACCAAGTTGATACGTCCCACTGTTTGCCTGTTCGCCATCCAACTATTTGTCAGTTGGCCCCATACATttagtcagttcgcccccaactcttaattatttgttacttttaaacagttaaagtgtgtgtgtgggggggggggggggggggggggcgagcgCGCGTGTTTCCTATATAGTAACAAATATTCTCAAATTGTTGTACAGAATATTGTGTTTTGACATGTCtttatttgttaaagggacagaccctagtttttaaacgctaaggtatatttttcacctaaaccctagtttcaacaatggacactaagtttggttaatttataaaccaGTAACAAATATGGATACaaaagagtgaaacaagagtctgtggcgTTGAAATACcatttaaaatagactaaaacgcgactccataaccgttatttctcaaatgcacgtgcgttttcaaaaatatttttaaaaatgcattttgtggtattagaaacaccaggatgaccagaaacacttcggttgtacggaaatgaataatataaacaataaaatataattaatgtttcattttagtgatcaaaaacggctctaatagtgaaaaatatgccttagtgtttaaaaactagggtctgttcctttaaatgTACCATTAACAGTTATTTTGTATGGTAATGAATTAGGACTTCATAATTCTAACGTTATCAATTAATTTTGAGACGctaagaaattattttaaaaagtgggaaaaagaaaataacagtgacacccctcaaaaaaaaagagttgtccaactctatataaataaatggttccccccccccacaatagAGGTTGTGACCCACCCCATTAGAGGTTGTGCCCTCCCCCCCTCCATGATATCCTATGGGCCTGACATGCCTACAAAAAACGTACTTttcaaatagttttatttactattattttttaaaaagcttacAACAAAATCcgataaaataaaatcagtttattcataaatacatgaatagTATAAATGATTTGTACCACAGGaacaaaccaaataaaataactgaaagACATTGtgatttgttaaatatatactattCAAAACTTTCCAAGGAGAACCTATTAATACTATGTAGATACGTTTTGATATTAACcagaattatatttaatttgtgttgtGTAAGTCCATGAGgaatatgtacatattaaaattaattttgctcAGTGCTAAACAgtgataaaaattatatatatatagaacatatAATAAAAGGATAGTGTTCCCCAAACAATAGGtatatgcgtgtgcgtgtgtgtgcgtgtgcgtgtgcagtagagctgggcggtattgaaattccAGGTATTGGTATtgtgggggtgatttacctcggtatcggtacggtattcggtattgtggggtgatttacctcggtatcggtatcggtattgtgggggtgatttacctcggtatcggtacggtattcggtattgtGGGGTTGATTTACCTCGGTTTCGGTACGGTATtgtgggggtgatttacctcggtatcggtacggtattcggtattgtgggggtgatttacctcggtatcggtatctGTATTCGGTATtgtgggggtgatttacctcggtatcggtatcggtattgtgggggtgatttacctcggtatcggtacggtattcggtattgtgggggtgatttacctcggtatcggtatcggtattgtGGGGGTGATTTATCTCgttatcggtacggtattcggtattgatatAGTACTGATAACTATACCCATATcaagcaatattttatatatacctaCCTCTAAACGAATGCCTAAGTTAGAGCCTTTTCCTTGTTTATAACCAACCCATTTTTTGGTTTAGGATAGGTTTAGGATAGGTAGGTATTCTAACAGGTAATGCTTTTGAACCATTGCTCATTTTTAGTGCTTTACTTAATAGCGGGAATGCTTATTTTTCAATACGTAAATGTTCGGTATTTTGAgatttgctcggtacggtaaatcagtattgacacgataccgataccgaacggtatatatgttacagtcaatctgtgaaatcagtcattacgcgtaatgcctaaaAAAATCAGTCACTTCGCGAAGTTcctgtgaccaccaggcaatacgcgaaatgactgaaaatcccAGGCATTacacgaaatgactgaaaatcatgaCCAGACATTACACAGAATGACTAAAGTGATTCACGTCTTATTACTGACACTTGTATAcaggcttttggtcttaaaagttgataaaatcacattttaagaacaaagaaggaaatgactgaaaataatACCACACCACACATGTCTTAATGTAACACTTTATTTAAACTCAAATCAAATCATTTCAGAAGTTGTAGTAAAATAGATGAAGATGAAGTTGAATATTAACCAAATAGTCAGTGTCAAATTATGAAAGTAACATATTGGTATAGAAAGATCACTTGTTTTTGCACACAAGGCTACCATGACAACGGCTAGAacactgaattttgtttttgaaacatttGCATCGATTGGACTCGCATCTCTTAGAACCAGCACAGTTACACCTAACATATCCCTGTCCACCACAGTTGGATTCATGATTAACAGCTTAGCGCACGGTCACTGACTTCGTCTGGTTTACATCAGCATCAGTAAGTAAACGCTGGGGGCACAAATCAAACTGATTGCGTGTAAACTTCCCTTTTAGAATCCCTGCTTTCACACAAATTGTGTACATATCGTTCTCATCACGGTCTATGATTATTCCGAGAATATTTCGTGGGTCACCGCGTCCCCTATCCACAAGAGGGATAGGTACAGCTACGTTGTCTCCCACCTGTCCACTTGTTAGCTCCAGTTTACTTCTCTTGACCATACGCTCAGCCTGAGTCATCTGGGAGGAACTCGCACCATTTCTCTCATTTAAGATACTGTCTATACGAGCGTTGAGTAAATCAGCTGAGCCAGTAACTGGAGCAGGACTCTTCAAAGGTGGACCACCATACTCTGGTGCTGAATCTAAAACTAAATCAGTTGTGGCTGAGAGCAATGGCATTTCAGGGTCAAGTCTACTGTCCCACTCATCTGGTTCCTAACTAGTGTTTGGCATGACTTCATGACTGCTGCTCGGTGCTGGTTCCTGACTGGTGCTTGGTACTGATTCGTGTATATCAGCAGCAGTATGTTCTAGGACGATTGGTACATTGGATATGGCAGATATAAGATCATCCTCACTTTGCATCCGTACAACTACTTCTGTTGGCAAAGACGACGATGTTAAGCCAGCTTTGGCTTCACATCCAAACATGGCAGCATATGGCGATCTCTGTATTCCTGAATGATAACTCGAATTCTTTTGGAATTGAACAAATTTTATGCCTACTGACCAATCATTTGTGACATTATCTCCCATCCATGCAACAAGCATATCCTTGATATCACCATTTGCCCTTTCCACAGACCCCTGACTTTGAGGGTGTCGAGGTTTACCATGGACCATAACCAGCCTGGGCCACACAATTTTCAGTTCACTAATAACCTCTGCTGTGAATTCACTTCCA
Above is a genomic segment from Gigantopelta aegis isolate Gae_Host chromosome 7, Gae_host_genome, whole genome shotgun sequence containing:
- the LOC121377928 gene encoding KRAB-A domain-containing protein 2-like; protein product: MSPVPPGAVGFPRAPHGHPTIASRIPGDLLNGFVILRALTSKRAAEVAHHLLDIFLLIGAPSILQSDDGSEFTAEVISELKIVWPRLVMVHGKPRHPQSQGSVERANGDIKDMLVAWMGDNVTNDWSVGIKFVQFQKNSSYHSGIQRSPYAAMFGCEAKAGLTSSSLPTEVVVRMQSEDDLISAISNVPIVLEHTAADIHESVPSTSQEPAPSSSHEVMPNTS